A single window of Hylaeus volcanicus isolate JK05 chromosome 8, UHH_iyHylVolc1.0_haploid, whole genome shotgun sequence DNA harbors:
- the LOC128881556 gene encoding SREBP regulating gene protein: protein MPNCSGLLRIIRRRLVLGLIFALSLTYCAFSLFRNEGKTLTLDTDLDDMDAMMINDNNDDLISDDEPLSEQLRASGKPPLWQAALDQGTNDNTLNMEAISNLNDTDTVVRPCRNSVQGKALIVDERGIVCGRQDILPNGCCNLEQKDPTKTEESSVNKRERYSCKTCNVQGCCAIYEYCVSCCLHPGKQIKGRKDVLIGLLRDNHKVHKDQDVVKKRLRNLDRFQICLAACRTSSASVRHENTYKDPHSKHCYSLQPPYTHQRHRRDTDSFNNNGDNTVVVASFSVMPLLTLLSPFCLHTHPNNSLTTSCNYHALISLYYYSHVHPP from the exons ATGCCGAATTGTAGCGGCTTACTTAGAATCATTCGACGGCGCCTCGTACTTGGACTGATCTTTGCTTTGTCTCTTACCTACTGCGCCTTTTCATTGTTTCGAAATGAG GGAAAAACGTTAACTTTAGACACAGATCTCGACGATATGGATGCAATGATGATTAATGATAATAACGACGACTTAATCTCGGATGACGAGCCGTTATCGGAACAATTAAGAGCATCGGGTAAGCCACCGTTGTGGCAGGCAGCTCTTGATCAGGGAACGAATGATAATACGTTGAACATGGAAGCTATATCCAACTTAAATGATACCGATACAGTGGTTCGTCCTTGTCGTAACTCTGTCCAG GGTAAAGCTCTAATCGTAGACGAGCGCGGTATCGTATGCGGTAGACAGGATATTTTGCCAAATGGATGTTGCAATCTTGAACAAAAGGATCCAACAAAAACAGAGGAATCATCTGTTAATAAGAGAGAGAGGTATAGTTGTAAAACGTGTAACGTCCAAGGGTGCTGTGCTATATATGAATATTGCGTTTCCTGCTGCCTACATCCCGGCAAG CAAATAAAAGGACGGAAGGACGTGCTGATAGGTTTACTTAGAGACAATCATAAGGTGCATAAGGATCAGGATGTCGTGAAGAAACGTCTTCGAAATCTAGACCGATTTCAAATTTGCCTAGCTGCTTGTCGTACCTCCAGCGCGAGTGTCCGCCACGAGAACACCTACAAAGATCCACATTCGAAACATTGTTATAGCCTCCAACCACCGTATACGCATCAAAGACATCGTCGCGACACTGATTCGTTCAATAATAATGGCGACAACACTGTTGTCGTTGCATCTTTTTCTGTCATGCCGTTACTTACCCTTCTCTCTCCTTTCTGCCTACACACACATCCAAACAACTCGCTCACGACATCGTGCAACTATCACGCCTTAATATcgctatattattattcacacGTACACCCACCTTGA
- the LOC128881557 gene encoding phytanoyl-CoA dioxygenase, peroxisomal-like, producing the protein MKFPRYTKNVKNLLPQQRLFYEENGYLVFRRLVPQDVLDECHQRFDDIVAGKVPRDGITVMYDVKDRKSVNKVQDISCDEVFRKYIAHKTVLDIVEGFTGPNIMAMHSMLIAKPPDVGYGSSKHPPHQDLYYFPFRPADLIVASWTAMEPCTRENGCLFVAPGTHAHDRLYDHDYPPGTEPGSFNKFYHGILDLPESMKWVYLEMEPGDTVFFHPLLIHGSGINMSKNTRRAISCHYAAAECRYLDESEMTPSKVAEEVLDYLKKRFPNVEVKYADIWRFRASLVRGIQSSL; encoded by the exons ATGAAGTTTCCACGTTACACGAAAAACGTCAAGAATCTGTTGCCCCAACAACGATTGTTTTACGAAGAGAATGGATATTTGGTGTTCCGTCGTCTGGTACCCCAGGACGTACTCGACGAATGTCATCAGAG GTTCGACGACATTGTAGCTGGCAAGGTTCCACGTGACGGAATAACGGTGATGTACGACGTGAAGGACAGAAAATCGGTCAACAAAGTACAGGACATAAGCTGTGACGAAGTCTTCCGCAAGTACATCGCTCACAAAACCGTTCTCGACATAGTGGAGGGATTCACTGGACCGAACATCATGGCTATGCACAGCATGCTGATCGCCAAACCTCCTGACGTCGGATACGGTTCTTCCAA GCATCCGCCCCACCAGGACTTGTATTACTTCCCGTTCCGGCCAGCAGACCTGATAGTGGCATCATGGACAGCTATGGAGCCGTGCACCCGCGAAAATGGATGTCTTTTCGTGGCTCCTGGCACGCATGCACACGATCGTTTGTACGATCACGACTACCCACCGGGAACGGAGCCAGGCTCCTTCAACAAATTCTACCACGGCATCCTG GATCTGCCCGAATCGATGAAATGGGTATACCTTGAGATGGAACCAGGCGACACGGTATTCTTTCATCCTCTGTTAATTCACGGATCGGGCATTAACATGTCGAAGAACACGAGACGAGCTATCTCTTGCCACTATGCAGCAGCCGAGTGTCGTTATCTGGAC GAAAGCGAGATGACCCCATCGAAAGTCGCAGAAGAGGTTCTGGATTACTTAAAAAAACGTTTTCCCAACGTGGAGGTCAAGTACGCGGATATATGGCGTTTCCGAGCGTCCCTTGTACGCGGAATTCAATCATCCTTATAA
- the LOC128881562 gene encoding uncharacterized protein LOC128881562, translated as MSQNNMCSILQYVTYKFDPMAIELLEIWTHAKRSATRLKKSFLTKCKEENISITNIKIKTDKKQSVPVVNRASSAETEIPAAESKLEDARGGAITARRDENFPKRIWRDCRSQQTSSLIGSKVPDCLAK; from the exons ATGAGTCAGAACAATATGTGCTCTATTTTGCAATACGTTACTTATAAATTCGATCCAATGGCAATAGAATTACTAGAAATCTGGACACACGCCAAAAGGTCAGCGACACGTTTAAAGAAGAGCTTCTTGACGAAATGcaaagaagaaaacatttcTATAACCAACATTAAGATCAAAACtg ATAAAAAGCAATCCGTTCCTGTCGTAAATCGAGCCAGTTCCGCAGAAACGGAAATCCCGGCAGCAGAATCGAAGCTGGAAGACGCGCGTGGGGGTGCGATCACTGCAAGAAGGGATGAAAATTTTCCCAAGCGGATCTGGCGCGACTGCCGGTCTCAGCAGACGTCGTCCCTTATCGGGAGCAAGGTGCCCGACTGTCTGGCCAAGTAG